GGCCGAGGCTCTTCACAAGGGTTTGAATCGAACGCCGATAGCGGCGGTAGGTCCCATAGCGGCCGAATCGATCAAATCCCTCGGTTATGAAGTAGCCATTGTGCCGGAACAGGGATTTGTGATGAAGAATCTGGTGCAACAAATCAAACGTCGGCTAGGCTAAACTGCTCGCGTTCGATAATTTGATCTTGATAAAAGATTAGCTCCCCTCCTTCCGATTTTTAGTTTCAGGGATACACTCATGCATCGGCTGTTTCTGATTCTTCTCGCTCTGCTGTTTCTCCCGTTATCCGCTCGAGCCGACCTCGCTTCGTACCTCAAGAAACCCGAACCCAAATACAGTTGGAAGTTGAAGAGCAAGACCGAAGTCCTGATTGGTACGGTCTATGAAATTGACATGATCTCGCAGGAATGGCAGGGGATTGTCTGGGATCACACGATTGCCATCATCATACCGAAGAATGTCAAACCCACTTCCACCATGCTGCTTTTCAATACGGGTGGAACATTCAAAGTCACCGATGCAGCTCTGGCCCTGTCGTTGGCGGACAAATCCAAATCTCCGGTGGCCTTCCTCTACGGGATTCCCAAACAACCCCTTTTCGACGGCTTACGGGAAGACGCTTTGATATCGGAAACCTTCGTCCGCTATTTGAAATCCAAGGATGAGGATTGGCCTCTGTTGTTCCCGATGGTGAAGAGTCTGATCAAAGCCATGGACACCGTGCAGGCTTTCGCGAAAGAGGAATGGAAATTTGAAGTGAAGAGCTTTCTCGTCAGTGGGGCCAGCAAACGCGGGTGGACCAGCTGGCTGACGGGCGCCAGCGGCGATCCGCGCGTCAAAGCGATTGCTCCTCTGGTGATCGACATGCTCAATTTCTCCAAACAGATTCCCTTACAAACGGCCTCCTTCGGCCAGCCGAGCGAACAGATCAAGGACTACACCGAGAAAGGTCTGCTGAACTACGCTCAAAATCCGCTCGGTCAGAAACTCTGGGCGATGGTGGATCCTTATTCCTATCGCGACAAAGTCACCATTCCCAAAATGCTCATCCATGGAACCAACGATCCTTACTGGCCGCAGGAAGCGACGAACATGTACTGGAATGATCTCCAGGGCGATAAGTATCTCCTGTACGTCCCTAACGCGGGTCACAACCTGCAGCAGAAAACGGATGACAATCCCCGAGATTTGAGCCGCGCGGTGAATAGTCTCGCGGCGTATACCCGTTGCATCGTTTACGACAAGCCGATGCCGAAGCTCAATTGGGAGCACAAAGACGGTTCAAAACCGGGGATGTATGAAGTGGTGGTGACCAGTAACGTAAAACCGAAAGCCGTTCGGCTCTGGCAGGTCGAAAACGCAACCCGAGATATGCGAAAAAGCACCTGGACGGAAAGTCCCATTAATTTTTCCGAGGGTAAGTCGATTGGGACCGTGGCTGCACCTCAGTCGGGCTGGAAGGCATTCCTGGCCGAGTTGGAATTTGAAGAGGAAGGCAATAACTTCTTCCTCAGCACGCAGTTGCGAATGATTTCTGCCAAGTAGCGAAGGTGGGCGAGAATACGCCCACTACTTCCCTTCCGGACCCTTCTTGCCTTCTTTTCCGACCGGTTCCTTGATATCCCGAATCCAGATGTTGCGGAATCGGACCGGGTCGCCGTGATACATCAGAACCAGCGGCAGCTTTTCGGGATGCTTATCGTAAGCGGTCGCCCGATCGTAGTGCGTGAAGCCTTTGATTTCTGAATGATTCTGCACCACGACCCCATTGTGAATCACCGTCACGTAACCTGGGGTTTTGACTTTACCATCGTCGCTAAAGCGGGGAGTGGTGAAGATAATATCGTACGTCTGCCACTCGCCCGGCTTGCGGGAAGAATTGACCATGGGCGGCTTCTGGTTGTAAACGGAAGCGGCTTGACCTTCGGGATAGGTCGGGTTGTTATAAGAGTCGAGCACCTGGATCTCGTAGTGAGCATCCATCAGGCCGATGCCATTGTTACCGCGGCCTTGGCCATTTCCCTTGACCACTTTGGGAGAAGCGAATTCGACGTGTAGCTGACAGTCGCCGAAGCTCTTCTTGGTTTTCAAGACACCCTTTACCGTGAAGCCTCCATCCTCGTCGATCTTCCAATCCTTGGCCCCATTCCAGGCATCGAAATTTTTGCCGTCGAACAAGACTTCGGCATCGGAGGGCGGGGCGGATCCTTCTCCGGGGGTGACAACCGGCGGTTCCGGCCAGACGATACCATTCAGAAAGCGCTGGCCGCTGACTTGACTGACTAAAAGAACGATTGCACAGAGGACCATCAGTCCGCGATACCCGACTATATGACGCATTATCGACTCCTTGAGAGATAGACGAACGGGTAATTTACCATCTCCAAAGCCGGACGCAAAAAAGATTTGTGGGGGGAGGGCTTCTCATTTTTCAGCAGCAACTTGTAAAATTCTAAAAAAATGTGTCCGGAATCCTTTTTCTCGTTCGTCGACTTCTCGAAATGCGAAGGGTAGGCTTTCGCAAACCGTCTTTTCCGAGGATTGTATCATGACCAAATATCTGTTCATTTATCGCAGCGAACCGATGACAACTCCCCCTTCCCCGGAGGAAATGCAGGCTTCTTTGAAGCACTGGAACGATTGGGCGGCTAAATTCAAAGCCACCGGTAACATCGTCGATGAAGGGGATGGTTTGAAGCCGTGTGGGAAAGTTGTCAAGGGCGGCGGAATCGTCACCGATGGTCCTTTCATGGAAGCCAAGGAAGTGTGCGGCGGCTTCTCCATCATTCTGGCCAAGGATTACGCGGAAGCCGTGAAAATCGCTCAGGCATGCCCGATGGTTCAGTTCGGCGGGAATGTCGAAATTCGCGAGATGGCCGGCTACGTTTAAACGTTTCTTGGCAGAACCATGGCGAATACCCACCAACTGGTCGATCATTTCTTCCGGCATGAATACGGCCGGTTGGTGTCGCATTTGACCCGCGCCCTGGGTGTTCGGAATCTGGATCTCGTTGAAGATGTCGTCCAAACCTCACTGATGCAGGCGTTGCAATCCTGGTCGCACAAAGGAATTCCGGAGGATCCCACCGGCTGGCTGTTCCGGGTGGCAAAAAACCGAGCCATCGATTCACTACGGCGAAGTAATCGCTGGGATTCGATCTCCCGATCCGTTGCTCAACGGAAATCGAACGACTTACCGGTTCTGGAGGATCTCAGCGACCAGCAGTTTCCGGACGATCAACTTCGAATGCTCTTTCTATGTTGTTGCGATGAACTCCCGGTTGAGTCTCAGGTGGCTCTGGCTCTCAAAACCTTGTGCGGTTTTGATACTGCAGAGATTGCTCGAGCGCTGCTCACCAGCGAAGCCAATATTCAAAAAAGACTGTTCCGAGCCCGCGAACGACTGAAAGAATCCAAGTGGGAATTATCCGACCTGGATCGCGCGACGATTCAGAAAAGGATTGAGGCCGTGCGAACGGTCATTTATCTGCTGTTCAACGAAGGCTATCATTCGGCTTCTTCGGATCGGCTCATACGAAAGGATCTTTGCGAGGAAGCCATTCGGTTGGGCCTGCTGCTTTGCGATAATCCGGATACCAATGAACCCGCATCGCAAGCCCTGATGTCCCTGATGTATTATCATGCAGCCCGCTTTGAGGCCCGGACCCAGGAGAATGGCGAAATTTTCCTCCTGGAGGATCAGGATCGTAATCTCTGGGATCAAAGGTTGCTGCGGGAGGGCTTGCACTGGATGGTCCAGTCGGCTCGGGGAGAATCGCTATCGCGCTATCATCTGGAAGGGGCGATCGTTGCAGAACACTGCTTGTGCTCAAGTTTCCAGGCCATAAATTGGGGCCGGATTGTCGAACTTTACGATCTTCTGGTGGGAATACTGCCTGGCCCGATCCATCTTTTGAATCGTGCGGTTGCGGTGGCGCGCTGGAAGGGGCCGGACGCAGGGTTACAGGAGTTGGCACGGCTCGATAGCGATAAAAGTTTGAGAAACTATTACCTTTGGAATGCCGTGCTGGGAGAGCTGAACCGTCAGGCCGGGAATCTCTCGGAGGCCGGGCATTACCTCTCGCTGGCTTTCGAGCAGTGTCCTTCGATCGCGGAGCGAAAGTTGATCAGTTCGAGATTAGACGGTATCTTGGATAATTCGCGCGTCGGGATTTTCTTAAAATAGTTGGGAATTTGTGATGGCTTGGCTTTAAATAATGAGGGAGCTTTGGCGAATATTCTTCCATTGATTCACCCCGGACTCCAAGGAGTTTGAACCGTGTTGCAGCTATTTTCCGATGCCGTCACTTCAAATTCAGAGATTCATTGGGAAAAAATTCTAAATCCTGGTGGGATTGCCATTCTGGGGGGATTTCTGTTTGTTCTCATCGGAGTTCTGGCTCAGACCTGGCTGAGTGCACATCGAACCACGAAGGACACTCAATTGAAGCAGGATATGCTGGATCGTGGGATGAGCGCCGAGGATATCGTGAAAGTGATCAATGCGGGCCGGGAAGTGGACAATAACAGTGCGGAGGGCATAGTGAAAATCATGAAAGCAAAGAAAATATACAATTCGTAACCCGACGATAAATCCGTCAATATCACCCTTACCGACTTCCATCGAAGAATTTCGCCCCACATCTCCGACTTTAGCTTGCACGATACCCACCGCGGGATTTACCGTTAAAGAGAAGAATTAGGTGCAGGGTATTGTTCCCATGAAAGATCATTACGATCCTTGGTACGTCCGCATGCCGGACGGCCGGGTCATTAAAGCCAAGAGTTCGCAATCGGTGCGCTACCATGTGGAAGCGGGGCACATCCCCCGAAATTCCATGCTACGCCGGCTGAAAAATGAAGAGTGGGTGTCTCTCGGCTGGCTTAACGAATTTGCCGATCTTGTGGGTGGTGACAAAAAACCGGAACAAATTACCAGCGATACGAATGTCGAATTCGTCCGAGCGATTACCGGGCAAGGCGACCCGATGCGCCTGGAAACCGTTGGTGTACGAGGCCTGACGGAGGAATTACTTACGGCCTTCGACAGTACCGGACACCGGGACAAACTGATCGTCGGCAGCCTGTTATGTGGTCTTTCCTCCGTGCTGCTGGTTCTAGTCCCGTTTATCTGGTTTCAGCTGGGGAACAAAGAGACTACCTGGCTGCCGTACGTCGGAAATGCCATTTCCGCTCTACTGATGACTCTGGGCATCACCTGGATCAGTCGACAAACTCACTGGGAACTGTCCCGAATGCGATCTATTTCGCTAGGGGAAGCTCAGCGACGCTCTTTTGGACCCTGGATCCAACTGATTCTGGCTTATACCGTAGTCATCGGAATCCTCGGTGGACTGATTTATGTTCTCAATCATGTTCCGATCTGGCTCGCAGTCGATCCGAGCAGTTATAAAGGGGCTTCGATAGGGCTTGGTCTGTTAATTGCAAAAATCTTCGTCTTCCAGTTGCTGCTTCTCGTCCCCGTTCTGGGACCTATCGGACCCATTGAAGAATATAACTTCATTGAGAGTATCGGCACCTGGCAGAAGCTATGTGCTCGCAACTATGGGCGCATCCTGGTTTATGAAGGAGTGGCATTGGTCATGGGCTTCCTGGCCGCTCTGCCCATACTGTTGCCTTACAATTTGGCCGGTGGGACCATCGGCACCTTCCCCCCGAATATAAATCCCGTCTCGGTATTTGGAACGCATTTTCTGATGGGCCTCGCCATCGGACCGATGTTCGTTTTCCTGATCGTTTCGAATGTGATTTTGTATCTGAATCTGAGATATGAATTTTCAGCCAACCGATAGGAATCTCGGCTAAAAGTTCCCTCGAATGCAGAGCGGTTTACACCTGATGTAAACCGCTCGAGATGTTTCTAGTGAGCTTTTGGAGGTTCGATCCCGGCCACCTGTGCGAGACTCATCACTCCTTCGCGATGGCAAAATTCCCCGAACGACTCTCCCACTTTTTTCTGCGCTTTAAAGTGATTTAAAATCTTGGCGAGTGTCTGCACTAGCTGATCGCGATGGATCAGATCCTGGAACAGGAAGCTCAGTCGGGTGCCGAGCGTACTTCCGCCGAGATAGAGCGAATACTTTTCCCCGGAACGACCCACAATTCCAATTTCACTCTGATAAGGCCGTGCACAGCCATTGGGGCAACCGGTCATTCGCGTGCTGATTCGTTCTTCAGCCAAACCCAGAGAACGAAGTTCTTTCTCCAGGGAATCGATGATTCCGGGGAGACTTCTCTCCGATTCGCTGATTGCCAGCCCACAAGTGGGAATTGCCGGGCAGGCCATGCTCCATTTTTGAACCATCGACAGATTTTCCGGCCGGGGAATTCCATATTCGTTTAAGAGCGAATCAATTGCGGCGCGATTGGCGGTTTCGATGTCGCAAAGAAGAAGATCTTGCTGGCCAGTCAAGCGAACGGAGGGTTTAAAGCGTTTCACGATTTCCTGTAAACCGCCTCGCAGTCGAAGTGATTCTTCATCTTTAATCCGGCCATTCTCGACAGACAGCCCCAGAAACCAATTGCCGTCGGGCTGGGAATGCCAGCCATGATGTAGATTCACATCGGTAATCGTGACCGGTTTGGGAGCTACCAGTGGTCGGCCAAAGTAGTCCTTCTCCAGAATCTGTCGAACTTTTTCGATGCCGAGATCGTGCACGAGGTACTTGATTCGTGCCCGTTTACGGTCCGCTCGATTGCCATGGTCGCGGTAAAACTTGATGATGGCCTCCGCCGCGGACACCACCTGATTTGGCTCAATAAAACAAAGAGTTTGGCCCAGATGCGCGAAGGTTTCTGCTTTACCCTGCGTGCGACCCATTCCACCACCGACGGTGACGTTGTAACCGACCGTTTTGCCGTTTTCGATGATGGCGATGAATCCGAGATCCTGAGCAAAGACATCAATGCAGTTGTCATCCGGACGGGTCAACCCGATTTTGAATTTGCGCGGCAAGTAGACTTTCCCATAGATGGGCTCGACGCCTTCTTCCTGCTCGGCGTCCGGGCTGAGTTTCTTGCCATTGAGCCAGATGTCGTGGTAGGCGCTAGTTTTCGGGGCCAGATGAGCCGCGATGGCATCGGCCAGTTGCAACATCTCCAGGCGGGGTTGGTCGCCGACCGGGGCAGGGCAGGCCATCACATTGCGATTCACGTCGCCGCAACCACCCAGCGTTGTGATTAGAGTATCATTGATCCCTTTTATCGTCAGCTTCAGATTGTCCTTCAGAATGCCGTGATACTGGAAGCTCTGCCGGGTGGTGATCCGAAGTGTTTTGTTACCGTATTGTCCGGCGAGTTCATCGAGCGCCAGATACTGTTCCCCAGTCATCCGGCCGCCGGGCAGTTTGAGCCGAATCATGAAGATGTAGGCTTTACCGACACCTTCTTTGGTGCGATTTTTGCGGGCATCCCTATCTTCCTGCTGATAACTTCCATGGAATTTCAGAAGGTTCTTGGCGCTTTCACTGAGATGATCCGCGTCTGATTTCAACTCTTCTGAGATCGTTCCCCGCAGCCAGCGGCTGGTGGATTTCATTTCTTCGACCGGGGAGAGCTTCTGTTCCGTTGACATCACATTTCCTGCGCGACCAATGCTCAAACGCCAAATCGCTACAGCCTTTTACTACGTGAGTTAGAAGATTCTGAGAACTATTTACTTTAGCAATCCTCGCCTTTTTTGGAGCAGATATCCTGCGGGGATCCCATTAAAGATTATATTGTTTACCGTAATTGTAATCAATAGGACTCTCCTCTTGGCAATTCAGGTAATTTGTGAGGAATGGGCTCGGTTCGTAAAGGTATTCTGAGCGCGGCCGACCGGGGATGTGTGATGGAAGTTTCTCCGGCTTACCGATTTTATCCCTGTGGGAGACAACCAAGATTGACAACTTTCATGGCAGGGGACGGAGATGGCTGAAGCGTCCACAGTACCAACGAGTATCCAACTAGGCTATTTGACGATACTCAACGAAGGGGCCGGGCAACTGGGTGGCTTGCTGATAACCAATTGCTGGGGTCGGCCGATCGAATTTCGATTATCCACCGCTGTTCAGCCCAATCGACTCCAGCAGATCCTCTATGGGCCCACCCTGCAGGAGTACATCTCGGCCGATCTGATCGGTAAAACGCTCATCGACAAATCATCGACCAGCATACATCTGCTGGTAGTAGACTCTCCCAGTCTGCTGACTATACGTACTCGGTTGGAATATCCGGTCGTTGCTATTCCCTTTGCGGACGAAGCCCTCGGGGATGAGTTTGCTGTTCTCAAACACGCCCGTTGTTCGAAATCTCTGATTCTATCTTCCAAACACTCGGCGGATAGCGAACGGCTGCTTGCGATTCTAGATCGCATCGACGTGGGCCTGGATCTGTGCGAACCGTTCAACCGCATTCGGGAAGCCATCAGCGAAGCTCGTCGGATGGGAGTTCAGAACCGTGTCGCTGCCTGATTTAGATGCTCCAACCGAATTCGAGGATTTCCTGGTTGATGTCGAGTTGCTCGCTGGTTCGACATCGGCGGGTTTCGACGACCCCTTGCTGACGGGAATTCGAGAAGCCAAGCTTCTCAACGATTCTCCCTGGACGCGCGCCCTCGGGTCATTGGATATGCGAGTTCACACCGAAGGATGGAAATTTCCCGCCCCCGTAATCGAAGTCGTCAGTCGACCTCCTGTTCAAGTTAAACCCCAAGAGGAAGAGCCTGCTCCAAGTCCGGAGCCGGAGTTGCCCGATCCCGCACCCAAGACGCCTAAGAAAAGCATTCGGGCTCGTCCCACGGCCGACACCGTTCAGTTCAAAGATCGGCTGCTGTACCTGTTGCAGCCTCCACTGGATAACTTGTTCGACGGCCGAAATGTCGAGGTCCCCTTTCAGCCGTTCAAATATCAACTGGAAGGCATTGCTTTTCTTATGCCCCGTCACGCGGCTCTGTTGGCCGATGAGATGGGGCTGGGCAAGACGATGCAGACGATCCTGTCGATCCGGCTGCTGTTTCAAGCCGGCCTGATTCGTACCGCATTGCTCATCTGCCCTAAGCCACTGGTGTTCAACTGGATCCGGGAACTGAAACTGTGGGCTCCCGATCTTCCCTTTGAAGTGTTTGGCGGCGATATCGATAGCCGCCGCGCAACCTGGAAAGTTTCCAACTGTCCTTTGAAGCTGATCAACTACGAGATACTGACTCGCGATGCGGATATTCTGGAGGATGATCAGGTATTTTTCGATCTGGTCGTACTCGATGAAGCGCAACGGATCAAAAACCACACATCCAAAACGGCTCAGGTAGTCTGCAGCGTGAAGCGATCGCGCAGTTGGGCACTGACCGGTACGCCGATTGAAAATCGCCCCGATGACCTGATTCATATTTTCTCGTTCGTCGACAAAGGGAGGATTCCCCCGGAAACGCCTGCCAAAATGTTACCGGCGCTGACTTCCGAGTGCATTCTCCGGCGTACCAAGGAGGAAGCTCAGTCCGACATGCCGCCGAAGATCATTCGCGACATGTGCATTGAACTCACGCCTCCGCAGAAGGAAGCGTACGAGCTCGCCGAGAAAGATGGCATCATCCACCTGAACGAGCTGGGCGACACCATCACGGTGCAGCATGTTTTTCAATTAGTGATGCGTTTAAAGCAAATTTGCAACTTCGATCCCCGGACCGGCGCCAGCGCGAAAATGGAACGGTTGATCGCCGACATGGCTGAAGTGGCCGAGAGTGGGCGTAAAGCGATTATTTTTTCACAGTGGGTGGAACCGCTGGAAGTCCTCGCCAAGGCTCTGGAAGAATTCGGACCATTACAGTTCCACGGGAAGATTCCGACGCAGGACAGGCCCAAGGTTTTAGACCAGTTCAAGGCCGACCCGACCAAACATGTGATCCTGATGAGTTACGGTACTGGCAGTGTCGGCCTCAATCTGCAGTTCACCAATTACGTTTTCCTGTTCGATCGCTGGTGGAATCCGGCCATCGAAGATCAGGCGATCAACCGCGCCCATCGCATCGGTCAGAAATATCCCGTGACGGTGACCCGGTTCGTTTCGGATAATACCATCGAGAGACGCATCGCGGAAATTCTGGATTCCAAGCGCAAACTTTTTAACGATCTTCTCTCGCAGAATGGTCCCCCTCCCAGCATGGGCCTTTCTGAGGAGGAAATCTTTGGCCTGTTCGATATTCCCCGTCCGCGTAAATCCGCCGCGTAAACTGGGTGCTTTTTCGACCAATCGCCCTATTCTGATCGCATCGAACTCTCCCCGTGTCCAACGAGATTTGAACGATGTTCCTGATTCGTTCCGCTACGCCTTCGGATATTCCCGTGATTCGCCAGTTGATACGGGAACTCGCCGAGTACGAACGGCTGCTTTCCGAAGCTCAGGCGACCGAGGAACAATTGGATCGGGCGCTTTTCGGCCAACGTCCCGCGGCTGAAGTTCTCATGGCCGAAGTCGGCCCAGAAATCGCCGGTTTTGCCCTTTTCTTCACCACCTTCTCCACTTTCGCCGGTAAACCGGGTCTTTACCTCGAAGACCTGTTCGTACGACCGCGTTTTCGACGCAATGGCATCGGCAAAGCCTTTTTTTCGGAATTAATAAAACTTGGTAAGGAAAGAGATTACGGCAGACTCGAGTGGAGCGTGCTAGACTGGAATGAGCCGGCGTTGAAATTTTACCGAACGCTCGGAGCGAAGCCGATGGATGAGTGGACGGTTCACCGCATTAACTTGTCTTAATTTGCTGCAGGCGAGATCTTTCGGCTCCCCCCTGGATAGTCAACATCATGAAAAACCGAGTTCTGGTCACAGGCGGCGCGGGCTTTATCGGATCGCATCTTGTCGATGCCCTGGTAGCAGCCGATTACAACGTTCGCGTCCTCGACGACTTGAACACCGGTCTTGCGGATAATCTGAAGCAGCACGGCGACCGCATCGAGTTTCAACTCGGAAGCATCTGCGACAGCGTCAGCGTGGATCGCGCCGTTCAGGGCGTGGACACAGTTTATCATCTGGCGGCACTGGCCTCTGTAGCGCGAAGCGTGGAAAACCCGCTCTTGTCTTTCGATGTCTGTGCCACGGGCACTCTCAAAGTCCTCGATTCGGCACGCCGGGCGAGTGTGAAAAGAGTCGTCTTCGCCGCCTCCAGCAGCGCTTATGGTGGTTCCTCCAATGAGGAAGGACAACGGGAAGATCAGGAGCTTTCCGCACTCTCCCCTTACGCCGCAGGGAAACTGGCCAGCGAGTATCTCCTGGAGTCTTTTGCCAATACCTATGGCATTGAAACCGTTCGGCTTCGTTTTTTCAATATCTTTGGCCCCCGTCAACGAGCCGA
The genomic region above belongs to Telmatocola sphagniphila and contains:
- a CDS encoding NAD-dependent epimerase/dehydratase family protein codes for the protein MKNRVLVTGGAGFIGSHLVDALVAADYNVRVLDDLNTGLADNLKQHGDRIEFQLGSICDSVSVDRAVQGVDTVYHLAALASVARSVENPLLSFDVCATGTLKVLDSARRASVKRVVFAASSSAYGGSSNEEGQREDQELSALSPYAAGKLASEYLLESFANTYGIETVRLRFFNIFGPRQRADSPYSGVIAIFAGLMSQGKVPVVHGDGLQSRDFTYVGNAVQALVKAGTVPGVSGRVYNVGTGACITIIDLVNALNKLLGTNITPKFGETRVGDVRFSRADITRIRAELNYIPNIDFETGLQKTLEWYRESK
- a CDS encoding YciI family protein, giving the protein MTKYLFIYRSEPMTTPPSPEEMQASLKHWNDWAAKFKATGNIVDEGDGLKPCGKVVKGGGIVTDGPFMEAKEVCGGFSIILAKDYAEAVKIAQACPMVQFGGNVEIREMAGYV
- a CDS encoding GNAT family N-acetyltransferase, with the protein product MFLIRSATPSDIPVIRQLIRELAEYERLLSEAQATEEQLDRALFGQRPAAEVLMAEVGPEIAGFALFFTTFSTFAGKPGLYLEDLFVRPRFRRNGIGKAFFSELIKLGKERDYGRLEWSVLDWNEPALKFYRTLGAKPMDEWTVHRINLS
- a CDS encoding 3-keto-disaccharide hydrolase; this translates as MRHIVGYRGLMVLCAIVLLVSQVSGQRFLNGIVWPEPPVVTPGEGSAPPSDAEVLFDGKNFDAWNGAKDWKIDEDGGFTVKGVLKTKKSFGDCQLHVEFASPKVVKGNGQGRGNNGIGLMDAHYEIQVLDSYNNPTYPEGQAASVYNQKPPMVNSSRKPGEWQTYDIIFTTPRFSDDGKVKTPGYVTVIHNGVVVQNHSEIKGFTHYDRATAYDKHPEKLPLVLMYHGDPVRFRNIWIRDIKEPVGKEGKKGPEGK
- a CDS encoding PhoPQ-activated pathogenicity-related family protein yields the protein MHRLFLILLALLFLPLSARADLASYLKKPEPKYSWKLKSKTEVLIGTVYEIDMISQEWQGIVWDHTIAIIIPKNVKPTSTMLLFNTGGTFKVTDAALALSLADKSKSPVAFLYGIPKQPLFDGLREDALISETFVRYLKSKDEDWPLLFPMVKSLIKAMDTVQAFAKEEWKFEVKSFLVSGASKRGWTSWLTGASGDPRVKAIAPLVIDMLNFSKQIPLQTASFGQPSEQIKDYTEKGLLNYAQNPLGQKLWAMVDPYSYRDKVTIPKMLIHGTNDPYWPQEATNMYWNDLQGDKYLLYVPNAGHNLQQKTDDNPRDLSRAVNSLAAYTRCIVYDKPMPKLNWEHKDGSKPGMYEVVVTSNVKPKAVRLWQVENATRDMRKSTWTESPINFSEGKSIGTVAAPQSGWKAFLAELEFEEEGNNFFLSTQLRMISAK
- a CDS encoding RNA polymerase sigma factor; translated protein: MANTHQLVDHFFRHEYGRLVSHLTRALGVRNLDLVEDVVQTSLMQALQSWSHKGIPEDPTGWLFRVAKNRAIDSLRRSNRWDSISRSVAQRKSNDLPVLEDLSDQQFPDDQLRMLFLCCCDELPVESQVALALKTLCGFDTAEIARALLTSEANIQKRLFRARERLKESKWELSDLDRATIQKRIEAVRTVIYLLFNEGYHSASSDRLIRKDLCEEAIRLGLLLCDNPDTNEPASQALMSLMYYHAARFEARTQENGEIFLLEDQDRNLWDQRLLREGLHWMVQSARGESLSRYHLEGAIVAEHCLCSSFQAINWGRIVELYDLLVGILPGPIHLLNRAVAVARWKGPDAGLQELARLDSDKSLRNYYLWNAVLGELNRQAGNLSEAGHYLSLAFEQCPSIAERKLISSRLDGILDNSRVGIFLK
- a CDS encoding NADPH-dependent assimilatory sulfite reductase hemoprotein subunit; the protein is MSTEQKLSPVEEMKSTSRWLRGTISEELKSDADHLSESAKNLLKFHGSYQQEDRDARKNRTKEGVGKAYIFMIRLKLPGGRMTGEQYLALDELAGQYGNKTLRITTRQSFQYHGILKDNLKLTIKGINDTLITTLGGCGDVNRNVMACPAPVGDQPRLEMLQLADAIAAHLAPKTSAYHDIWLNGKKLSPDAEQEEGVEPIYGKVYLPRKFKIGLTRPDDNCIDVFAQDLGFIAIIENGKTVGYNVTVGGGMGRTQGKAETFAHLGQTLCFIEPNQVVSAAEAIIKFYRDHGNRADRKRARIKYLVHDLGIEKVRQILEKDYFGRPLVAPKPVTITDVNLHHGWHSQPDGNWFLGLSVENGRIKDEESLRLRGGLQEIVKRFKPSVRLTGQQDLLLCDIETANRAAIDSLLNEYGIPRPENLSMVQKWSMACPAIPTCGLAISESERSLPGIIDSLEKELRSLGLAEERISTRMTGCPNGCARPYQSEIGIVGRSGEKYSLYLGGSTLGTRLSFLFQDLIHRDQLVQTLAKILNHFKAQKKVGESFGEFCHREGVMSLAQVAGIEPPKAH
- a CDS encoding DEAD/DEAH box helicase → MSLPDLDAPTEFEDFLVDVELLAGSTSAGFDDPLLTGIREAKLLNDSPWTRALGSLDMRVHTEGWKFPAPVIEVVSRPPVQVKPQEEEPAPSPEPELPDPAPKTPKKSIRARPTADTVQFKDRLLYLLQPPLDNLFDGRNVEVPFQPFKYQLEGIAFLMPRHAALLADEMGLGKTMQTILSIRLLFQAGLIRTALLICPKPLVFNWIRELKLWAPDLPFEVFGGDIDSRRATWKVSNCPLKLINYEILTRDADILEDDQVFFDLVVLDEAQRIKNHTSKTAQVVCSVKRSRSWALTGTPIENRPDDLIHIFSFVDKGRIPPETPAKMLPALTSECILRRTKEEAQSDMPPKIIRDMCIELTPPQKEAYELAEKDGIIHLNELGDTITVQHVFQLVMRLKQICNFDPRTGASAKMERLIADMAEVAESGRKAIIFSQWVEPLEVLAKALEEFGPLQFHGKIPTQDRPKVLDQFKADPTKHVILMSYGTGSVGLNLQFTNYVFLFDRWWNPAIEDQAINRAHRIGQKYPVTVTRFVSDNTIERRIAEILDSKRKLFNDLLSQNGPPPSMGLSEEEIFGLFDIPRPRKSAA